GCGCCGGTGCGGCCGGCGCAGGCCGGCGACGCAGGCGCGCGCGGCGCCGAGCGCGCAGAGCATCGAGAGCACGTCCTTGCGCTCGGCCGCCCAGGCGACGGACTCGACGTGCAACGGGTGGACCGCGAACAGGGCCGCGGCGAGCGCGCTCGACCAGAGGGCGCCCGTGAGCGCGCGCAGCAGCGAAAAGAGCAGCACGACGTTCGCCGCGTGGAGCGCGAGGTTCACCGCGTGGTGCCCCGCCGGGCGCAGGCCGAAGAGCTGCACGTCGGCCAGGTGCGAGACCCAGGTCAGCGGGTGCCAGTTCCCGCCGCGCGTCGTCGTGAAGGCCCAGGCGAGGCCCGCCCCGCCCAGGCCGCGGGCGAGCTCCGGGTTCGCCGTGATGTAGAGGTCGTCGTCGTAGTTGACGAAGCCGTTGCGGAGGACCCCGCCGAGCGCCGCCGCGGTCAGCAGCACGAGCAGAAGCGAGACCGTTACCGCGGTCCGCGGTCTCCCCGTGCGGGGCGCGGCGCTGTCGCTCACGGGATGATTCTCATCGGGGCGGCGAAGGCTGTCAATGACGCGGACGACAGCGGGTATATAATTGAGCAGTCATGTTGGAATTGGGCGAGGTGGCGGGAAGGACGGGAAGCCGATGAGGCGCGGGGTCCGCGCAGCCCTCCTCGGCGCGGCGGCGGCCGCCGTGTTTGCCGCCGGGTTCGGCGTGGGGCGCCGGAGCGTTCCGCGGGGGCCCGCGACGGGGGCGGATTCGTACGAGATCCGCGCCGGCGGGCACAGCTACACCAACCCGCTCCTGGAGTGCGAAGTCGGGGGCGAGCGGTTGTATCGCGCGATCCGGCCGTTCGGCGCGGGGCTCGAGAAACTGGCGCCAACGCTCGCCGGGGAGGGGCGCGTCGACGATGTCGCGGTCTACTTCCGGGACCTCAACAACGGCGCGTGGATCGGCTGGCACGAGCAGCAGCAGTTCGTTCCGGCGAGTCTGGCGAAGCTGCCCATCGTGCTCGCGGCGTTCTTGCAGGCGGATGCCGACCCCGCCTTCCTGGCGAGGACCATCGTCTACCAGGGGGGACCGGCGGAAGCGGACCCCGACTTCGCGAACCCTGAGTCCAACCTCGAGCGTGGCCGTGTCTACACGGTGGATGAGCTGATCCGCCGGATCGCCCGCTTCTCGGACAACGCGTCGGCGAACCTCCTCGCCGGGGTCCTTCCCCCGGGGCTCCTCGCGCGCGTGTACGCCGACCTCGGCATCGATCCGGAGCGCGCGGCCTCGGGCACCGTCAGCCTGTCGCCGAAGGAGTACGGCGCCTTCTTCCGGGTCCTCTACAACGCCAGCTATCTCAGCCGCGGCAATTCCGAACGCGCGTTGAGGTACCTCGACGACAGCACCTTCGAGCTGGGTCTCGTCGCCGGGGTGCCGGCCGGCGTCCACGTGTCGCACAAGTTCGGGGTCTGGGAGGAAGCGCGGGGCGGTGGCGCGGCTCCGCTGCAGCTCCATGACTGCGGCATCGTCTACCACCCCAACCGTCCCTATCTGCTGTGCGTGATGACGACGGGAGCGAACTACGTGCGCATGGCCACCGCCATCGAGGCGGTGTCGCGGTTCGTCTGGCAGGAGGTCGAGAACGACCTGGAACGGCCGGGTTTGGGGCCGCCGACGGGCGGCGGCTGACGCCCGGGGGTCCGGAAGCGGG
This window of the bacterium genome carries:
- a CDS encoding serine hydrolase, coding for MRRGVRAALLGAAAAAVFAAGFGVGRRSVPRGPATGADSYEIRAGGHSYTNPLLECEVGGERLYRAIRPFGAGLEKLAPTLAGEGRVDDVAVYFRDLNNGAWIGWHEQQQFVPASLAKLPIVLAAFLQADADPAFLARTIVYQGGPAEADPDFANPESNLERGRVYTVDELIRRIARFSDNASANLLAGVLPPGLLARVYADLGIDPERAASGTVSLSPKEYGAFFRVLYNASYLSRGNSERALRYLDDSTFELGLVAGVPAGVHVSHKFGVWEEARGGGAAPLQLHDCGIVYHPNRPYLLCVMTTGANYVRMATAIEAVSRFVWQEVENDLERPGLGPPTGGG